In one window of Halomarina pelagica DNA:
- a CDS encoding 30S ribosomal protein S24e, with protein sequence MDIEIIEEEANPMLHRSDVRFVVVHDEATPSRLSVRDSLAAKLNKDADEVVIHELDTKYGMRKTLGYAKAYETPDDARDVEQAYMLDRNKIGADEEGDAEAEAEEA encoded by the coding sequence ATGGACATCGAAATCATCGAGGAGGAGGCGAACCCGATGCTGCACCGCTCGGACGTGCGCTTCGTGGTCGTCCACGACGAGGCGACCCCCTCCCGTCTCTCCGTCCGCGACAGTCTCGCCGCGAAGTTGAACAAGGACGCGGACGAGGTCGTCATCCACGAACTCGACACGAAGTACGGCATGCGAAAGACCCTCGGGTACGCGAAGGCCTACGAGACGCCCGACGACGCCCGCGACGTGGAGCAGGCGTACATGCTCGACCGCAACAAGATCGGCGCGGACGAGGAGGGCGACGCCGAAGCGGAGGCGGAGGAGGCGTAG
- a CDS encoding 30S ribosomal protein S27ae, which translates to MPRHEYYGEDGTAEKEQCPRCGDTFLAEHEDRKHCGKCGYTEWL; encoded by the coding sequence ATGCCCCGCCACGAGTACTACGGCGAGGACGGAACGGCAGAGAAGGAACAGTGCCCCCGCTGCGGGGACACCTTCCTCGCCGAGCACGAGGACCGCAAGCACTGCGGCAAGTGCGGCTACACCGAGTGGCTGTAA
- a CDS encoding bifunctional N(6)-L-threonylcarbamoyladenine synthase/serine/threonine protein kinase, translated as MRVLGIEGTAWAASAAVHDADSDETAIFTDAYQPESGGIHPREAAEHMRGAIPQVVREALDHAAAEVDGEAGGDAAPSIDAVAFSRGPGLGPCLRIVGTAARAVAGTLDVPLVGVNHMLAHLEIGRHRAGFDSPVCLNASGANAHLLGFHDGRYRVLGETMDTGVGNAIDKFTRHVGWSHPGGPKVEAAAKKGEYVDLPYVVKGMDFSFSGITSAAKEAYDDGTAVEDVCFSLQEHVFAMLTEVAERALSLTGNDELVLGGGVGQNARLRGMLGEMCAQRGARFHAPEPRFLRDNAGMIAVLGAKMAAAGDTIPIEESRVRPNFRPDEVPVTWRAGEDVARAEDPTDAGTQRGAEATVAVSDAVVKRREPKAYRHPDLDARLRRERTRGEARLLNDARRLGVPTPVVRDVDQREATLAMERVGDCDLRDRLTEAHVRAVGRHLATLHGAGVVHGDPTTRNVRVDGRTWLIDFGLGYHSAHVEDFAMDLHVFEGSLAGTADGPGPLLDAFESAYREAGDPAVIEQLREVEGRGRYQ; from the coding sequence GTGCGGGTCCTCGGCATCGAAGGGACGGCCTGGGCGGCGTCCGCAGCCGTCCACGACGCCGACTCGGACGAGACCGCGATTTTCACCGACGCCTACCAGCCCGAGAGCGGCGGCATCCATCCGCGCGAGGCCGCAGAGCACATGCGCGGGGCCATCCCGCAGGTGGTCCGGGAGGCGCTCGACCACGCGGCTGCCGAGGTCGATGGCGAGGCCGGAGGTGACGCCGCCCCGTCGATCGACGCCGTCGCCTTCTCGCGCGGTCCCGGGCTCGGTCCCTGCCTCCGGATCGTCGGCACCGCCGCGCGGGCCGTCGCGGGCACGCTCGACGTGCCCCTCGTCGGCGTCAACCACATGCTCGCGCACCTGGAGATCGGTCGCCACCGGGCGGGCTTCGACTCGCCGGTCTGCCTGAACGCCAGCGGCGCGAACGCGCACCTGCTCGGCTTTCACGACGGTCGCTATCGCGTGCTCGGGGAGACGATGGACACGGGCGTCGGCAACGCCATCGACAAGTTCACCCGCCACGTCGGCTGGTCGCACCCCGGCGGGCCGAAGGTCGAGGCCGCCGCGAAGAAGGGAGAGTACGTCGACCTCCCGTACGTCGTGAAGGGGATGGACTTCTCCTTCTCGGGGATCACGAGCGCGGCGAAGGAGGCGTACGACGACGGCACGGCCGTCGAGGACGTCTGCTTCTCGCTGCAGGAGCACGTCTTCGCGATGCTCACCGAGGTCGCGGAGCGCGCGCTCTCGCTCACGGGCAACGACGAACTCGTCCTCGGCGGCGGGGTCGGGCAGAACGCCCGCCTGCGGGGGATGCTCGGCGAGATGTGCGCCCAGCGCGGCGCGCGCTTTCACGCCCCGGAACCGCGCTTCCTCCGGGACAACGCGGGGATGATCGCCGTCCTGGGCGCGAAGATGGCCGCCGCGGGCGATACGATCCCCATCGAGGAGTCCCGCGTGCGCCCGAACTTCCGCCCGGACGAGGTGCCCGTCACCTGGCGCGCCGGCGAGGACGTCGCCCGCGCCGAGGACCCGACGGACGCCGGAACGCAGCGGGGCGCGGAGGCGACCGTCGCGGTCTCCGACGCCGTCGTGAAGCGCCGCGAGCCGAAGGCCTACCGTCACCCGGACCTCGACGCGCGCCTCCGTCGGGAACGCACCCGGGGCGAGGCGCGCCTGCTCAACGACGCGCGTCGGCTGGGCGTTCCGACGCCGGTCGTCCGCGACGTCGACCAGCGCGAGGCGACGCTCGCGATGGAGCGCGTCGGCGACTGCGACCTGCGCGACCGACTCACCGAGGCGCACGTCCGGGCGGTGGGTCGCCACCTCGCCACCCTGCACGGCGCGGGCGTCGTCCACGGCGACCCCACGACGCGGAACGTCCGCGTGGACGGTCGGACGTGGCTCATCGACTTCGGCCTCGGCTACCACTCCGCGCACGTCGAGGACTTCGCGATGGACCTCCACGTCTTCGAGGGGTCGCTCGCGGGCACCGCGGACGGTCCCGGTCCGCTGCTCGACGCGTTCGAGTCCGCCTACCGCGAGGCGGGCGACCCCGCGGTGATCGAGCAGTTGCGTGAGGTCGAGGGGCGCGGGCGGTATCAGTAG
- a CDS encoding DUF5808 domain-containing protein, giving the protein MADRPQSGELFGVPYNFERPSLGRMLSAYWRPDEGMLVEKPFGIGYTLNLANWRSWVVLAIAGALLYQERSGTEGDEFAEDEPVEVIVD; this is encoded by the coding sequence ATGGCAGACAGACCACAGTCCGGCGAACTGTTCGGCGTCCCGTACAACTTCGAACGACCGAGCCTCGGTCGGATGCTCTCCGCGTACTGGCGGCCCGACGAGGGGATGCTGGTCGAGAAGCCGTTCGGCATCGGCTACACGCTCAACCTCGCCAACTGGCGGTCGTGGGTCGTCCTCGCCATCGCGGGCGCGCTGCTCTACCAGGAGCGAAGCGGGACGGAGGGCGACGAGTTCGCGGAGGACGAACCCGTCGAGGTCATCGTCGACTGA
- a CDS encoding non-canonical purine NTP pyrophosphatase: MLSYVTTNEGKVREAREYLDAVEPVEFDYTEIQADELGPIAARGAREAHAHVGGPVIVDDAGLFVEGLGGFPGPYSAYVEETLGVERVGELARRAGATRAYFRCVIAYCDGEPFEATPEPIDYGDRRGHDLAADERATATTDDAVLTGDLPVRLFEGAVPGRIVEPRGDGGFGYDPIFEHDGRTLAEMTTVEKNAVSHRGRALAKFGEWYRERSEAE; the protein is encoded by the coding sequence ATGCTCAGCTACGTCACGACCAACGAGGGGAAGGTGCGCGAGGCGCGCGAGTACCTCGACGCGGTCGAACCGGTCGAGTTCGACTACACGGAGATCCAGGCCGACGAACTCGGCCCGATCGCGGCCCGCGGCGCGCGCGAGGCACACGCGCACGTCGGCGGTCCCGTCATCGTGGACGACGCCGGGCTGTTCGTCGAGGGGCTCGGCGGCTTCCCCGGGCCGTACTCCGCCTACGTCGAGGAGACGCTGGGGGTCGAGCGCGTCGGCGAACTCGCTCGACGGGCCGGGGCGACGCGGGCGTACTTCCGCTGCGTCATCGCCTACTGCGACGGGGAACCGTTCGAGGCGACCCCCGAGCCGATCGACTACGGCGACCGCCGCGGTCACGACCTCGCGGCCGACGAGCGCGCCACCGCGACGACCGACGACGCCGTCCTGACGGGCGACCTCCCCGTCCGCCTGTTCGAGGGGGCGGTCCCCGGCCGCATCGTCGAACCGCGCGGCGACGGCGGCTTCGGCTACGACCCCATCTTCGAGCACGACGGGAGAACCCTCGCCGAGATGACGACCGTCGAGAAGAACGCCGTCTCCCACCGCGGGCGGGCGTTGGCGAAGTTCGGGGAGTGGTACCGGGAACGGAGCGAAGCGGAGTGA